The stretch of DNA tttattttgttatttgaatacttcaaatgtgtaaaaaaatactatattttctaacaatcaccataaattcagtcgttgttggtttttcattaaaaatacattatgatgacttattcatgtcattttattttaaaaaaatatagttcaTCAATCATCACTAAAATAAGATTAagtacttattttgacataaaaaatatctatttttaagtttcagatacttgatttggCTCTTTAAATTCTCTAAATATGTAAGAAAATACTGGATCTTGAACGATCACCATAAATTCAGTCACTGCTTGTCTTTTCATGAAATGTGTATTTGAATGACAtactcatctcatttaatattttttgtaaaaaaaaaatcaaattcccaACTGagcatgtaaattttaaaatacttagttttacttgagaaatgCCTATTTtcagtttgcaaatacttgatttcgtaaatgagatactcacaatatatattaaaatactggatattcgaatagacaacgtaaattcatcaaatattggtatttcaatgaaaaatgcatttggatgacatattaatctcatttaatattttttgttataaaaccaaattctcaaataagtatgcaaattttaaagtacttagttttacttgagaagtacctaatttgagttcgcaaatacttgatttcgtaaatgagatactcacgaTATGCATTAAAgtattggatattcgaataagCAACGTAAGTTCTCCAAGTGTTGgtattttcatgaaatattcatgcatttggatgagaagtacctaatttgagtttgcaaatactcgATTTGGTAcaagagatactcataatatttaATAGAATATTGGATATtcaaatatgcaacgtaagtttaCCAAGTATTGGCTTTCCATGGAAGATtcgtttggatgacatatttatctcatttaatatattttatgtaaaaaaaatctcaaataagcatgaaaattttaaaatacttagtttacttgagaagtacataatttcatatttcaaatacttgatttagtacatgagatactcataatatgtaatagaatattggatattcgaatatgcaacgtaagttcaccaagtgttggtatttctgtgaaaaatgcatttggatgacatatttatctcatttaatattttttttaaaaaaaccaaattctcaaataagtatgaatatttaaaaatacttaattttacttgagaagtacctaatttcttattgcaaatacttgatttggtacacgatatactcataatatgtaatagactactagatattcgaatatgcaacgtaagttcaccaagtattGGTCTTTCCatggaagatgcatttggattacatattcattttatttaatatttttttggtaaaaaatattctcaaataagcatgaaaattttaaagtacttagttttacctGAGAAgtatctaatttgagtttgcaaatacttgatttcgtaaataagataatcacaatatgtattaaaatactggatattcgaatatgcaatctTTCCATGAAAAATTCATTAGgatacttattcatgtcatttgaaTAAATAAACATAGTTCATTGTTCATCATGAACTAATTGGGAGATATATATTATGAACATAGTTCGTAAATGAGCTTGAAGTTTACACTTTAAGTATAGCTATCGATTCtaagattaattatttataaaatactcatcaatattaATTTACAATACTTTTTGATATTCTTATTGGTAATTATTCATTATacttattagtatttttttctttatacttatgagtattaatttataataccATTAATATTCATTCACAATACTTGTTGGTATTCATTAAATGACAAGACAATACTTCTTTGTATATCATCTTCATTAGTATtcattcataatatttattggtaatcattcattatatgtatcaatattctttcattatacttattatcaaatttgagttttaAAATGGTAAAATCAATTATCAGTGGAATCTAATTATGTAATACTTGTaacaatttaggtatcacatttttatttcACGGATCTCATCATCAAAGGCCACTCAATATtgacttcaaattatatattttgacatcatcaaataatcgaatttgagtatttaaatagtaaaatcaagtatttgtggaTTCGTATTtggtattatttgtattaatttaggtatcacatttttacttcatGAATGTCATCATCAAAGACCactcaatattaacttcaaactatatAATTTGACATCCTCAAATAGTTGGATATAATAATTTAcggagtaaaatcaagtatttgcgaaCTCGCATTAGATACTCCTTGTACCAATTTAGCTACCATATTTTAACTTCACCAATTTAGATACTATTCGTATCAATGCATCTTCCATGGAAAGATCAACACTTGGtgatcttacgttgcctattcgaatatccagtattttaatacatattgtgagtatcttattcaagatataaagtatttgcaaactcaaattagatacttctcaaataaaactaagtattttaaaattcaatacttagttgagaatttgtttttgtttttttgtttttacaaaaaaaaataaaattaaatgagatggatatgtcatccaaatgcatcttccaaGGAACGATAAACACTTGGTGAGCTTACGTtccatattcgaatatccagtattctattacatattatgagtatctcatatactaaatcaaatatttttaatctcaaattaggcacttctcaaataaaaatatgtactTTAGAATTTCCATGCTTAGTTGggaatttgttttttcttttacaattttttttaaatgagatgaatatgtcatccaaatactTATTATATGGAAATATCAATAATTGTTGAACTTACGTTTTCATATTcgaatattcagtattttaatacatagtgtgagtatctcatttacgaaatcaaatatttgcaaactcaaattaggtacttttcaaataaaaataagtactttaaaattttcatgcttagttgaaaagttgtttttttatataaaaaaatcttaaatgagatgaatatgtcatccaaatgtatATTCCATAAAAATACCAACACTTGGTAAACCTACGTTGTTTATTCGAATATCTAGTATTTTAGTATATAtcgtgagtatctcatttacgaaatcaagtatttgcccAAATTAAGTACTTCACGTATTGGTAGACTCGAATAGATATTTTTTGTactaatttaggtatcacattttaatttcaaaaatgacacatcaaaagtcactcaatattacttgaaactatATTCTTTTATAtaccaaaataatcaaatttgagtattaaaaagacaaaatcaagtatatgtgaaatcaaattaggtactatttgtaccaatttaggtaccacgttttttattcacaaatattatcatcaaaggcattcaatattatcttcaaactatatatttttacatacTCAATTGAATTTGACTATTTAAacggtaaaatcaagtatttgtggactcgaattatgtattatttgtattaatttaagtatcacatttttacttcagGAATATCATCATCGGTGTCAattaatattaacttcaaattatattttggcaTCCTCAAATTATTGTATATGAGTATTTACGGGGTAAAATCATGTATTTATAGACTCTAATTAGATACTCTTTGTACCAatttaagtatcacattttaacttcatAAATGACATCATCAAAAGTTacttaatattacttgaaacttaaGTATTTTCTTGCACATTTGAAATATTCAAatagccaaatcaaatatttggaaccccaaaataagtattttatcGATCAAAATAAGTACTTTTTCTAATTCAACAATGAGTGAGAaactatgtttttttaaaaattagatgacatgaataagtaatCTTAATGTATTTTCAATGAAAAGACCaacaattattgaatttattgtgatagctcgaagatccagtattttcttacacatttggaTTATTAAAATAGTCAAATCAAGCATTTGAAACTCCAAAATAGGTATTTTGTAGGTCAAAATAAAtacttaattttatttcaagatGAGTGATGACCtatgttttttctaaaaaaataaaatgacatgaataagtcatcctaatgcatttttcatgaaaagacTAACAATGACAGAATTTATGGTGAATGCtcgaaaatatagtattttcttatttatttggagtattcaaagagcgaaatcaagtatctgaaaccccataataggtactttatatatcaaaataagtatttatttttattccatgataattgagaaacaaattttttataaaattatattttaaatgaagaAGATTAATGTAATTTTTGtgactaaaataatatatttatttaaataataaagggtAAAAATGTAACTTTTGCTTTGTGAGGAGTTAAAACTAAAAGCATAGATTTGTCAGGtactgatttttaaaaaattatgactAGGTACTGAATCTTAATTGAAAGATTGGAAGATGTATTTTTTTGGAATTTACCGTTTATTTATTCTAATTTTCATTAATCATTCATGAATATATTTTACCACTTTAATTATTAGATTTGTTattacttattttttttatttatttaagattaaTCGTATATGGGAAAAAACAATATGACAATGCTTATTAATGTTCTTTTCAATCGACAATTTATCTATGATACATTCCCTTGATAACTTGCACTAATTGTATTTTGtcatcaatattttttaaatgacaATAGAACCAGCAACCTCTATATTTCAATGTGCACTAAGTAAAATAATAGACTAATGTAATAGTCTGCAAACCACGCTAATTGGCCAGATAAACCATACTAAACAAATCATATGCGATAAATCATCTCGGGAACGAGTAGATAGGAGAATCAAACTCTTAAATATTGATCAAAACGCTCGCCTACTCTAATAATTCGGACACCCATATGagcataataaaaatatttttaattcgCAAACTATCACCGTTGGCTATTTGATGATGGAGGAGTTGGGTTTCAGTTGTTGGTCATAATTGAAACCACATGCTATCACCGTTTGGTTATTGATAGGTAAAAGCTGACAACACTCAGATGGAAGGTGTATTATATTAGCGATTGGGAGAAGAAAAACAACCAGTTAAACAGACGACACATAAAATACATAGAAGTTCGCTTTGGGAAAGGGATATGCGATCATTCTTCATTCAATCACCAAAAATCAGACATGTAGCAAGTGTTTACTAACCGATCAGGTGTAGATATTGTCGCTGGAGTTTGGGCTAATTCAATTGAAATTGGGCTTTGgatcatttttatttaattaagtaggAGTACATGCATACATAAGGATGACAATGGAACGAGATCGTACCTGCACCGAATCTAAAATCCGTCATCGTCTCAACCCCAATttcccttttttaaaaaatcagagATTTCACATCACCATTCTCGCGGGGACTAAGTCCACATCGCCAACTGATATGTTTCCGGCTTCCTGCATGCACAACCATCCAAACCTGCTTGCGCTCGACTTATCAATATTTCGATTATAATACTTCGTTAATGCTGCAATTTCAGATTCTTGTATTTTATATAAATCGTGCAACAATTGTAACATAAAAGAAAGAGTTAAATTACATCGTATATAACTATTTACTTCAATTTAATAATGTTGGAGATAATTTAttgattaaaaattaaataagagtTTTAAGGGAatgataaaaacaaaataaaagtaACAATAACGTTGAAATGTATTATTATATCAGATAAGGCGACGAAtgattgattttattttgaGAGAGACATTTTTTTTGGGGGGAAAATACAACAAACTTTGTCTAATGTATATAAGTTCGGCATAGTCTTATTTCTCGTGTTGATTAGAATAAATTTAAACGATGATGCAATATGACTACTTGACaccattattatatataaatatatatatatatatatatatattattcaaaaaaaattattttctcaaTTTAGACTAGAAAGTCCACGAGAAAATGCGATTTTGGGTGGCAAGTAGGTGGTCCAAACATGATCGCTATCAGTGACTGTTCTTTGTAAGTCAAGAAAGTTTGTTGGGCCACcagaaaatagatattttaattaaacaagcACGCTTAATTGTCACCAGAACGCGTTTTCCGGGCTCCAATCTCGAATAggatatacgtaaattttcaattcaaagaaaaagagaagaaaatatttgggtaattaaaaaaaaaaagcaaaattCAGAGTTGTTGAATTTCGTGTCTACCCGACGGACTTCAAATTTAGTTTTCTTCAAGAATCTTGAATGTCTATGGACGTGCATTTGGAATCGGGAGAATTCCTGCAAACGGGGCACGAAGCTTTTAACCTCAGCCATTGGTCTACACATTCGGCATGAAAGGAATGCTGACACTCTGGTATACTTCGCAGGGTCTCCTTAGGCTTGTACTCGGATAAGCAAATTGAGCAAATGCTGTCGTTGGGGTTAGGCAAACGTCGGCTCTCCCCTAGAATCGTTTTAGGATACGATTGAATGATCGAACTGTCGAGCCCACCCGTGGTGATTAGAATTTGTGGCGCTACAGCAGCAGAGCTGGCAGGGTCTACAATCGGCAGGTGCCGCCTGGTGAAGCGCTTCACCTTGCTGCAAAGACAGCACAGAAATCCCACTAGGAAAAGGAGTGCAGGCACCCCGGCCCCAGCAATTATTGCGTAACGCGCACCTCTTGGAAGTCCTGGGAAAATTAGATTTGTCAATCAATTAAGTTCTGATCATAAGACTGTAAGGTGTTTCTGAGCctccaaaaattaatatatagtGATACCCCGGAAGAACCCGGTTACAGATGACCCGAGACAGTAAATGCATAATCCGAATAATGGTAATGTATAGCTCTTTTGGTATTCACATCTTCTTGTTTACAGATCTATATTTGAGCTAATTAACGTAAATAAGAAGTTATTCAAGCATCTAATTCTTGATTTGCCTGAGGAAAAGGTCAAGCTAAACAATATCTGGCCAAGGCGTTGACAATAAGAAAGCTCCATTCAAACCAAAAGAAATGCAACCATTTTCACACCATAAATGCACGACTTGATATTATTActtctaaaaaaaaatatccactgagagagagagaggaacAACACGGACAATCCGGTATATTTATTAGAGAATAATTTGCAAATCAATTTCAGCAGAGAACAGGTGCTTCTTTTTACAGCAAGTCCCCGCTTTATACggctaattaattaaatgaaattcTCATCTCCTATGTGGACTCGGCCAAatgaataaatatatatacctTAATCTCAAATATAATAGTCATTACGTTgctttatcataataatttagaTTGATGAGTCATTTAATTTTACGATTGAAAATATACTAAGTTGATTGAGCGATAGCCATAGTCATACACGTTGGCATTGTGTgcgtatatatgtatatatattaagaGTCGGTAGGTATCTTATAAGAGTATCATGTCTATATCTCTTAGAAAATCGAgacattgaaaaataaaattttgacataaaaaataataatttttttttcattgagTTAGATTGGAGatatatttcatgaaattaacaCGTGAGACATTCTCGCGAGAGTTTTTGTGATATATTAAAAATACGTCTAAAAATTCATTTAAGATAAAGTGGAATAAATTATGAATTATATTATGTTGCATCTGaatgaatgaatttgaaatccatggatttaaaatttttttgttaacaataaaatataattgaCGAAATATTAAATTTACATCTTATTTATTTAGACGTCGGTTAAAGTTCACGAACAAATTCCCGTTCGTGGGATTCGAAGAGCGTACTTTGTAATAAATTACTTAATTGTTGACCAAGTCTACAGCTTGTTAGCGTGTGGATTTTGATATAAATTGAATTCATTTATTCTCTCTCTatactttaataattaatttcacACATTTCGAGAATTATTTGTAAGAATTTGGGGTATTTGAAAAAAagaatttggctataaatataaataattaaataagtaAGAATTATTTGAAATACACATAAAACGAATATAgaagaatttaaaataacattaattttaatttaatatattttcctGAAATTTATGATGAATTTAATATCGAGTAAACGTAAACAAAAAAGCCGACCCAAACAAATAAACACCTCGACTTTGTGGTCCGTGGGTGCAATAATTAATTACAGGCGCACCGCCGTTTTAAAGTCATTAATTGTGCTTCTCACCTGTTATTTGATCTCATTAATTCACTACTTTTAGTATATATTTACTTGCGATTTTTAACTGAAAGTTATGTTCATAATAATATGTCTTAGATTATCTCGATTCTTCCTTAATTTTTTCGGATTGtttcaaataaatttattttatatattttaatgtttaatattttttaaataagaagtttgtttataaatttttatttttttaataaacaaacttttatatatattaaggAAAAATGTTAAGGTAAATAACTTACCGCGGCGAGAAACATGACTGCATACAGTATCTGTACTGGAGTTGCTCTTAAGCCCACACCGTGCACCTCTGGACTCGCAACGCCCGCACTGCGGGGTGCCCCAACTGAGCAAGATATCTTCACTAAGATCCGATGTCGCCACTGGTTCAGCAAACGTCCACTGAACCGGTACAGCCACCGAAGATATCAGGTTGCACCTAGATTCCAAGAATGAAATAGCTCTCACAGAAGACGAGGCGAAAACCGTGTAACTCTGACCGCTCAAGCATCCAATAGGGTTGAGCTTATACTTTGTGTAATCGAACGCGCAATTGAAGAAGGCGAAATTCTGATAGAAATAGCCAGAAAACGGCGACCCGGAAAGGTTTAATGTAAGGAGGCGTTTGGGGAGGCAGCTGTCGGGATCGTTGAGCCATATGTGTTGCATTTGGTAGTCTATACCTTGGACTGTGAATTGGCCCGAGTTTGGGAGCTCGAGAACTGTTTGATTTGATGCGTCACATGAAAGATTGAAGCCAGGGTAGCCGCATGATTTGTGTTGAAGGTTTTGGAGCTGGAACGGGAACCGGATCATGGGTTCTCCCTTACGGCAGGAGGAATCAGAACAGAGTTGAGCAAATGAATATTCGACGAATAGGAAGTTGAAGAGAAAGAAGAGGAGGGCTTTGGTGGTGTCCATGGGAGCTGGTAGAAGCTAGCTTTTCAACTTGTAAATACAGAGAAAACGGGCTATTTGTCACTACcaatttaaaatgtttaataaatatatagatAAGTCTTTCTTTATCATCCcatatttaataatatcaaataattttaaatctaatttcaaattattaaaataagaaTAGGTATATTGTGTCGTATACTCGCGAATATATCTTTATGAAATATGTTCATCTAatctatatttacaataaattttttttacaaaaataatattatttaatgagTCGGGTCAGACCAAAGACTCGTCTTGTAAAATTGACAAATGAAAttctataattatttatttttaaataatattaaaataactaTCCTAAAATAAGATGTAAAAGTATAAAACAAACAGACAAAAGAGTTATTGCCACCACCCTCTTCATACTGCCCCTTTTGACCGACACGAAGGCGAAGTTAATAGGCTTCTTTTGATTATTTAGCCATGATTAATAACGCATAACTTTAAGTAAAAGGAagttattaaaagaaaattaatttcctttatatatgtttattactttttatttttaaaattaagggCTTTAAAATGGAGTCACTAATAGTTTATATGTTGAATATGGTTAATAGGAGTCATTATTAATGTtcgtttttatattttaaaaataggtTTATTAATAggttaatttatattaaaaaaatatattaattctGAATCACttcaatattatttaaatattatttagatttaatttgatatataataGATTTGAAGTCGACTAATAATCCAAGTAGTGCAACGAGTATTATTTTAATTGTGGTTACGTCCTGctaagtctaattttttatttagaaatCATAGTAAGTGTTTTTTAGTAAGTTTTTGTGATACGATCTCACATATTTTTATACATGAGACGCGTCAACTCTacccatatttacaataataaataatatttttaatataaaagtaataattttcataagtgacttaaataaaatatttgtctcaAAAAATCGTTtcgcataaatttttttttgaacatCAAAAAACAACTTTATTAATCTTCAATTTGAGAGTTACAATCGTTCATAATGATTGTGCTAATAGAGATAGGCATTACTACAGAAATACCAAAACAAGCTTGTTGGAGAGCCGTTTTAACCAAAGTATGAGCGGCTCTGTTAGCTTGTCTCCTAACATGATCGACTTTGAATGAAGTTTGATTCCTGATGATGGCCCGACAGGGTGTGATAGTAAGGCCAAATTCAGTAAGGTCTCGTGCGTCAGAGTGGATTGCATCTGCTGATATCTTTGAGTCTGTTTCCACTATTACCTTGTCGTAGCCCATGTCTTTTATCCAACTTAGAGCTTCGAGGATAGCAATTGCTTCTGCTTCTTTTACAAGTGCTGCTCCATGGTGAAGACTGGTTCTACAAATTATGAATGAGCCATTTGAGTCCCTGATTACCATTCCAACCGCAAATGATCTTTTATCGGTGCCAAAACCCGTATCGACATTACATTTGAAGAATTCTTCCATGGGTTTTCTCCATGCCACATTCGCGCGCAGGTTTGGTGGCTGGTTTGGCTGTTTATTATTGATCTTACGGCAAGCCAATCATTTAGAGTGTTAAGTGCGTATGTAATCGTCCGATTTGCGGAGTGCGAAGTGTTGTTCCAGATTCTGTCATTGCGTGAGTGCCAAATGCTCCAAAGAATCATCACAAAATTTCGTCGTCTCTCTACGTCCAGCCTTTCCAAGATATTAAAGAACCATTCTTCAATATGTTCGATCTCGGGGGAGTTGAATTGACTTCAACCTGtgttcttgttttcttcttatttttgttttcttgtcatttattttttaatattacaagtacaaatttaaaattatgaaatttagCTATTGACATAATGACTTGAAACCAAGTCAAATGCATCTCTTTAACAGTTTTTTAAAGTAACATACTGTACACGGTCATTCAGAGCTTTTAATGGtttaattagtttaattaagGTAAAATAATAGTTTTAATTTAGTAtgttttgatatttatttttagtCATATGTTTTAACAAtcaattttaatctttttttcaATCTAAATTATGTAATAAATAACTCGTATaatgttgaatttttataaatacgTGGTTAACAAAATCTCCAGTAACATAAACACGTGTTTAACAAAATAATTCTAATAAATAACTataaaattagtattttaattacatgattttgatgaaaaataataaaattgattgTCGAAACATAGTTACAAGACTATAATTGgttcaacaaaaaaaatacaTGACTAAAAATCTCACGCCTCAATACATACATGATTAAAATCGACATTTTACGTTGAATTAATTTGTTGTACATCAATCATAATAAGTTACACatacacgattttttttttatatttatgggAAAATTAGCTTTTGAAATTTATACAatgatttttcaaattgattcatgggatatatatatttttttggttcCAAATCAATTAATATACATGCATGATTCGTATAAATAATATAGatatttaattcaaaatattgaataattaaatGTCTAATACCAATTTAAaaatgagtatgtctcttgtgagacggtctcgcgaatctttatctgtgagacgggtcaaccctaccgatattcactattaaaagtaataattttagcataaaaagtaatactttttttatggatgacccaaataagagatttgtctcacaaaatacgacatgtgaggtGAGATCGCCTCACACAAGTTTACGTAACATATACAAGGTGGTAATTAATGGAAGCAGCTTGGTAGTTTCAACTTTCAAGGACCGTCTAAATGAAGGACGAATACTAATATTCAAAGTAACaataaccaaaattcacacacCCCTttttcattttatgatttttattcaACACATCGCATGCGCTTTGAATTCAAAGTCtccttttaaaaacaaatttttttattttattttaaattacaaTTACGTGCATAACAAATAATACTGTTTTCATGAATGacataaataagatattcgtatcacaaaatacgatcacgtgagatcatctcatcCTACTTAATTAGTTCTACTCAGAAAGTGTCAAATCTGCCTCCTATTTAATTCGTTCTGCTCAGGAAGTCTCAAATCGGCCTCCTAATTGCTTTACgcaatttattttttcttcacCCGTCTCGTGTTTCTCGCCACCGATGGCAACTACGTAATTTACTTATTTTGTTTAATGGGCTTTAAtagcttatgggtttggaaacccggctttttttttaaatattataaattaattaattcattataataatgtggcAAAGTGGAgagttttacaaaaatattgcaATCCGGGACTCACTGATCCCGGATTCtgacattttaaaaaaaaaaatcaaaaaaataaaaaagaaattgtGTCAGATTCAAATGAATCCGTGACAGACTGACCCAGATTCTGAATCCGGGTCAGTCTGTCACGGATTCTGACTCGGATCAATTCCGTGTATAATCCGTGGCCTCTTTTCCTATAAATTGCACCTAGTGTTCGACATTTTTCCATCGGCGCAAACATTCATTTATCAATCAGTATTAGGCATTCTGCGcaaatattttttcatcgaTCCTTCGGCACAAATATTCGGCATTCTTCCTACTCAACTATTTTTTTTCTCGTTCCGTGGTATTTTTTGTTAGTTATAATTTTTGGAATCAGTGAGGAGTATTAGAATTTTGGAGAATTCCGTCGAATCTCTGTTTTTTCTTTctatattgaattgttttatgTATATCGTATCTTTTAATGTTTGTAATTTATTGCAGATATTAAACTCCGGTAGCTGATTTAATTACAAATTCCATACAACGACATTTGAAAaggtaatttaaataatttcttatattttaattgtattatttatgttgtattaatgtaaatattatttttttcggTTGTATTAtactattttataaaattttgttactaatgacTCTTTATAATTATTTCAAAGTTGCACGCCTCGACAgtacatatatattaaattaataataataataataataataatatttataataataatatatttttattcaataataataataataatattaatttactTAGAAGTCTGATTTTAGTAATCAAATTAAGTTTTaaggtaacaaaaattttatatgtagtaaaaaaaatttgagaaatataaatttatcttGTAAATTGTTCATTTGTTTctgtttattatattttttttattaattttaatttttttatacacttaattaattgttaaaattgttaatataagaaactaatatatttgaaaattctaaTTACACACgtttaaaaatctaaattttaaatctaAGTCATAACaattttttgtattaaattTTGTTATGATTGTATACATTATGTCATTTTTT from Primulina tabacum isolate GXHZ01 chromosome 3, ASM2559414v2, whole genome shotgun sequence encodes:
- the LOC142538418 gene encoding uncharacterized protein LOC142538418, which produces MEEFFKCNVDTGFGTDKRSFAVGMVIRDSNGSFIICRTSLHHGAALVKEAEAIAILEALSWIKDMGYDKVIVETDSKISADAIHSDARDLTEFGLTITPCRAIIRNQTSFKVDHVRRQANRAAHTLVKTALQQACFGISVVMPISISTIIMNDCNSQIED
- the LOC142540330 gene encoding putative RING-H2 finger protein ATL21A codes for the protein MDTTKALLFFLFNFLFVEYSFAQLCSDSSCRKGEPMIRFPFQLQNLQHKSCGYPGFNLSCDASNQTVLELPNSGQFTVQGIDYQMQHIWLNDPDSCLPKRLLTLNLSGSPFSGYFYQNFAFFNCAFDYTKYKLNPIGCLSGQSYTVFASSSVRAISFLESRCNLISSVAVPVQWTFAEPVATSDLSEDILLSWGTPQCGRCESRGARCGLKSNSSTDTVCSHVSRRGLPRGARYAIIAGAGVPALLFLVGFLCCLCSKVKRFTRRHLPIVDPASSAAVAPQILITTGGLDSSIIQSYPKTILGESRRLPNPNDSICSICLSEYKPKETLRSIPECQHSFHAECVDQWLRLKASCPVCRNSPDSKCTSIDIQDS